A window of Paenibacillus sp. 19GGS1-52 contains these coding sequences:
- a CDS encoding TetR/AcrR family transcriptional regulator, translated as MDRSARKDVIAAMHKENILLAAEGLFAEKGVEATTMDEIASIAEYSKRTVYVYFGSKEEIYYLIILKGITLLKDYITEELDAQVGFLSRYRALCQKLVDYYIATPFHFAAIVNFQTRPLQALSGSQVEQDIFRVGEEINVILEDLLENGKREGVLQPELLVKPTIFIYWSSLSSLILLANRKSSYIEETMNISSSELLEYGFQLLSGMVIKK; from the coding sequence ATGGACAGATCAGCTCGTAAGGATGTTATTGCAGCAATGCATAAGGAGAATATTCTGTTGGCGGCGGAAGGATTGTTTGCGGAAAAAGGGGTCGAAGCGACAACGATGGATGAAATCGCTAGCATAGCTGAATATAGCAAACGTACGGTTTACGTCTATTTTGGCAGCAAGGAAGAAATCTATTATTTAATTATCTTAAAGGGCATTACCCTGCTGAAGGACTATATTACTGAGGAATTGGACGCACAAGTGGGGTTCCTCTCCAGATATCGGGCACTGTGCCAGAAGCTCGTCGATTATTACATAGCCACTCCTTTTCATTTCGCTGCGATTGTGAATTTTCAGACCAGGCCGTTACAAGCGCTGAGTGGGTCTCAGGTGGAACAAGATATTTTTCGGGTGGGGGAAGAAATTAATGTTATCTTGGAAGACCTTCTGGAGAATGGCAAAAGAGAGGGTGTATTACAGCCGGAGCTTCTAGTGAAGCCGACGATCTTTATCTATTGGTCCAGCCTTTCGTCGCTCATCCTTCTTGCAAATCGTAAAAGCAGCTATATCGAAGAGACGATGAATATTTCGAGTAGTGAACTGTTGGAATACGGTTTTCAATTATTGAGCGGGATGGTGATAAAAAAATGA
- a CDS encoding FMN-binding protein: MKKRLIKLGVLLVIIALSGLLIYLYRVHSYQNKVSHITVQNIEFSSIPDGSYIGEYNVDFIYAKVSVTVKSGKIIHIDLLKHKTERGKPAEVITDRIVEQQTLQVDAIAGATNSSKVIKKAVENALNAAKAPNP, encoded by the coding sequence ATGAAGAAACGGCTGATCAAGCTCGGTGTGCTGCTAGTCATTATTGCTCTTTCCGGTCTCCTTATCTATCTGTACAGAGTCCATAGTTATCAGAATAAAGTCAGTCATATAACGGTTCAAAATATCGAGTTCAGCAGCATCCCCGACGGAAGCTATATTGGGGAATACAATGTGGACTTCATCTATGCCAAAGTCTCGGTTACAGTGAAGAGTGGGAAAATCATACATATTGATCTGCTGAAGCATAAGACTGAAAGAGGCAAACCCGCCGAAGTCATAACAGACCGAATTGTAGAACAGCAAACGCTGCAGGTAGATGCCATAGCGGGGGCGACCAATTCCAGTAAAGTGATCAAAAAGGCTGTGGAGAATGCACTTAATGCCGCTAAAGCCCCTAATCCGTAA
- a CDS encoding stalk domain-containing protein — MNKFIAIGALALSLAGCGAPASIDKTQSTTPTINLEVDGQSVLTSLHPFYSSNILYVPARVLLEYYRCELKWNNSLKTLTLTDGNNTNILLTGNEDMETPAILRNGHLYIPADSLNSLSGAEVQLNTANTVLMVTSGSVSTTVRVPREPLALAEGNNKVKLYAALKEGETYKGYILEVNGERHTFPWQGPRLPTNPPQLYYADIDKDGQSEAIVVLTNGTGTGIVAQELHVIKPQQWQEITVPSAEQAVAANVTTSVTKNKDDLLLKLELKGSTPSSVSLRLPGLAEDVDGGQQAEIGAVTYYNVESGTLKAETSVDISFWSIGNLTLVYKPGGKGMELETLEFAPNEEYAAYVQPGK; from the coding sequence ATGAATAAATTCATCGCTATCGGAGCCCTTGCGCTTTCTTTAGCTGGATGCGGAGCACCCGCATCAATAGATAAGACCCAATCCACCACACCAACAATAAATCTAGAGGTCGATGGACAGTCGGTCCTCACCTCTCTTCATCCTTTTTACTCCAGTAATATTCTGTATGTCCCTGCAAGGGTTCTGCTGGAATATTACCGCTGTGAGCTGAAATGGAATAATTCACTTAAGACCTTAACTTTAACGGATGGAAACAACACAAATATCCTACTGACGGGCAATGAAGATATGGAAACACCGGCGATTCTGCGCAACGGACATCTCTACATTCCAGCTGATTCGCTGAACAGTCTCTCGGGAGCTGAGGTACAGCTGAACACTGCAAATACTGTACTTATGGTTACATCAGGCAGCGTTAGTACTACTGTGAGAGTTCCCCGCGAGCCACTTGCTCTGGCAGAAGGGAACAATAAGGTCAAGCTATATGCAGCCCTCAAAGAAGGAGAAACCTACAAGGGATATATCCTTGAGGTGAATGGTGAGCGTCATACGTTCCCTTGGCAAGGCCCGCGATTGCCAACGAATCCTCCGCAGCTTTATTACGCTGACATAGATAAGGACGGTCAGTCGGAAGCGATTGTTGTGCTGACGAACGGAACGGGTACAGGGATTGTCGCACAGGAGCTCCACGTGATTAAACCTCAGCAGTGGCAGGAGATTACAGTACCTTCTGCAGAACAGGCGGTAGCGGCCAACGTAACCACAAGTGTTACAAAGAACAAGGATGATCTGCTGCTCAAGCTTGAGCTTAAAGGCTCCACGCCCTCCAGTGTTTCCTTGCGGCTTCCCGGTCTTGCTGAAGATGTCGATGGGGGACAACAAGCGGAGATTGGCGCCGTTACTTATTACAATGTAGAATCTGGGACTCTCAAGGCTGAAACTAGTGTGGACATCAGCTTCTGGAGCATTGGGAATCTGACGCTTGTCTACAAACCGGGAGGCAAGGGTATGGAACTGGAAACCCTTGAATTTGCACCTAATGAAGAATACGCAGCTTACGTACAACCAGGAAAGTGA
- the hflK gene encoding FtsH protease activity modulator HflK — protein MGFNPDDNSIHSMRGRQMPDLPPGILKKIVIGVAAAAILIIGYSSFYTVQEQERAAILTFGKYSKETSAGLHFKWPYPIQQVITVPAELTQRIHIGYRQEEGSSKTVEVEEEAMMITGDENIVSADAVVQWKISNIHDFLFNIDDPEQFLRNASISSIRSVIGSEKLDYAITDGKTVIQDKVRVQLLELQSKYQTGIQIIDIKFQDIEPPSGQVTEAFREVTNAREEKNTKINNAVKYENDLIPKARGEAQALIENAEGEKKARVLNAQGDVAQFNAIYAEYKKSSSVTESRLIMETLEKILPNAKIIITNSNSDTVNYLPLNELLSSGSNKSTTPTTPSATTAPQGGDGQ, from the coding sequence TTGGGTTTCAATCCAGATGACAATTCGATCCACAGTATGAGGGGTCGCCAGATGCCCGACTTACCGCCAGGAATATTAAAGAAGATTGTTATCGGTGTTGCCGCAGCTGCCATTCTCATTATTGGCTATTCATCGTTCTACACTGTGCAAGAGCAAGAGCGTGCTGCCATCCTAACCTTCGGCAAGTATTCCAAAGAAACATCAGCAGGCTTGCATTTCAAATGGCCCTATCCGATTCAGCAGGTTATAACGGTTCCAGCGGAGCTGACGCAAAGAATTCATATCGGTTATCGTCAAGAAGAAGGATCAAGTAAGACTGTTGAAGTTGAAGAAGAAGCGATGATGATTACCGGAGATGAGAATATCGTCTCTGCCGACGCTGTCGTGCAATGGAAAATAAGCAATATCCACGATTTTCTGTTCAATATCGATGACCCTGAACAATTTTTGCGCAATGCCTCGATTTCGTCCATTCGTTCCGTAATTGGTTCAGAGAAATTGGATTATGCGATTACAGATGGCAAGACGGTCATACAGGACAAGGTTAGAGTTCAGCTGTTGGAGCTGCAGTCCAAATACCAAACCGGCATTCAGATCATTGATATTAAGTTCCAAGATATAGAACCGCCTAGTGGACAAGTTACGGAAGCATTCCGTGAAGTTACGAATGCACGGGAAGAGAAAAACACGAAAATTAACAATGCGGTGAAATATGAGAACGATCTCATTCCTAAAGCACGCGGTGAAGCTCAAGCTCTGATCGAGAACGCCGAGGGTGAGAAGAAAGCGCGGGTATTGAATGCACAGGGTGACGTGGCCCAATTTAATGCGATATATGCAGAGTATAAGAAGAGTTCCAGCGTTACCGAAAGCCGACTGATCATGGAAACGTTGGAAAAAATACTGCCAAACGCCAAAATTATTATTACAAATTCAAATAGTGATACCGTTAATTATTTACCCTTAAATGAGTTGTTGAGCAGCGGTTCCAATAAATCTACTACCCCAACCACTCCTTCGGCGACAACAGCTCCACAAGGAGGAGATGGACAATGA
- a CDS encoding protease modulator HflC: protein MRKKWFILTPIVVILILVSASLFVVKEGEYKVVLRFGEAIRAVSEPGLKLKIPFIENTSTLPKYQMTYESSPTTILTKDQKPIVVDNYTVWRITNASQFLKTVQSVSGGVQRLDEAVYNSVRRKLSEVNYDNIISEKTERGNINDEITKDVVEALKRDEYGIEVIDVRIKRTDLPEENKQSVYNRMISDRQSIAARYLSEGDEESRKRTSKADRTSTELLAQARADAKQIISEGEGEAAKIYNLAYGKDPEFYSFYRTLQSYVTTLQNEPVIMLPIDSPYTKILLGQ, encoded by the coding sequence ATGAGAAAAAAGTGGTTTATTCTAACCCCTATCGTAGTCATACTTATTTTGGTATCCGCTTCTCTGTTTGTTGTGAAGGAAGGCGAGTATAAGGTCGTTCTCCGATTCGGTGAAGCGATAAGAGCTGTATCCGAACCTGGCTTAAAGTTAAAGATTCCTTTCATTGAGAATACATCAACGCTCCCTAAGTATCAGATGACCTATGAAAGCAGTCCTACGACAATCTTAACAAAGGATCAAAAGCCAATTGTCGTAGATAATTATACCGTTTGGCGTATTACAAACGCTTCACAATTCTTAAAAACGGTGCAGTCGGTTAGCGGCGGTGTGCAACGGCTAGATGAAGCCGTTTACAACTCGGTTCGCCGGAAGCTATCGGAAGTCAATTACGATAATATCATTAGCGAAAAAACAGAACGCGGCAACATTAATGATGAGATCACCAAGGACGTGGTTGAAGCTCTAAAGAGAGATGAATATGGGATCGAGGTTATTGATGTTCGCATCAAGCGTACGGATCTGCCAGAGGAAAATAAGCAGAGCGTATATAACCGTATGATATCTGACCGTCAATCTATTGCTGCCCGTTATTTATCCGAGGGTGACGAAGAATCACGTAAAAGAACATCCAAAGCGGATCGTACATCCACTGAGCTTCTAGCCCAGGCCAGAGCCGATGCCAAGCAGATCATCTCGGAGGGTGAAGGAGAAGCCGCAAAGATCTATAACCTTGCTTATGGTAAAGATCCCGAGTTCTATAGCTTTTATCGGACCCTGCAAAGTTATGTGACGACGTTACAGAATGAGCCTGTCATTATGCTTCCTATTGATTCACCCTATACCAAAATATTATTAGGTCAATAA
- a CDS encoding TatD family hydrolase, giving the protein MIDAHIHLEQYDSSVAEQMLSELPEHDIEALIAVSMNLDSCLRTEQLRAVYPRVIRAAYGFHPEQPLPSTEELKALLEWIGSRSTADFVAVGEIGLPYYSRAEALTRGEAFEMEPYIELLDTLLGLAARLDKPVVLHAVYEDALIACDLLEKHGIKHAHFHWFKGPEAAIMRMIARGYFISFTPDILYEADIQELARRYPPELVMAETDGPWPFEGVFAGRPTHPSMIHAVAEAWGAQHGYSPAKRKTY; this is encoded by the coding sequence ATGATTGATGCTCATATTCATTTGGAACAATATGACTCTTCCGTGGCAGAACAAATGCTGAGCGAACTACCCGAACATGATATTGAAGCATTGATTGCTGTCTCCATGAATCTGGACTCATGCCTGCGCACCGAACAACTCAGAGCTGTTTATCCCAGAGTGATCAGAGCGGCTTACGGCTTCCATCCCGAGCAGCCACTACCGAGTACGGAAGAACTAAAGGCACTGCTGGAGTGGATCGGCAGCCGTTCCACAGCAGACTTTGTGGCTGTAGGCGAGATCGGTCTTCCCTACTATTCACGAGCCGAAGCCCTCACACGTGGCGAAGCCTTTGAGATGGAACCCTATATTGAGCTTCTGGACACCTTGCTCGGACTTGCCGCCCGGCTGGACAAGCCCGTGGTGCTGCATGCCGTGTATGAGGACGCGTTAATCGCCTGCGATCTGCTGGAGAAACATGGCATTAAGCATGCCCATTTTCATTGGTTCAAAGGGCCAGAAGCCGCAATAATGCGAATGATTGCTCGCGGCTATTTCATTTCCTTCACCCCTGATATCCTGTATGAAGCGGATATTCAGGAGCTTGCGCGCCGCTATCCACCGGAGCTAGTCATGGCTGAAACGGATGGCCCATGGCCATTCGAGGGTGTTTTTGCCGGACGCCCCACTCATCCGTCCATGATCCATGCTGTTGCCGAAGCTTGGGGAGCGCAACATGGATATTCCCCCGCCAAGCGGAAGACATACTGA
- a CDS encoding MFS transporter: MKTSVQAGTSLLSNKIYMRVYSAFATATFGDWFDALAIQVLVGYRWQASPLMLALIPVSLALPGILLGSVAGVAADRLNKLKLMRICDLLTAILTVLVLFAPNMLWLLPLLALRAAISTLNVPAQQSLTRSIVREDQLLQATSLNGIVNQGSKVAGPLLGGLALSILSPQWCILLNAGFRTCSYLLLLTVKNIQAVEVNPASAVKEESIPLRTMWREGWSFIWRSRLLLNTMLFGVVGALAIQMIDFQFTSLFRLIAPDKESLLGWLVAASGAGALLSIMAMNKINHGAGYGWKLGTGYALLGAAFGGLGLLQPGVSITPVLLLGFLLGIGNGMFIITFNYCLQKETPPHMTGRIFGIQSTILSGVMIGAPLLGGLLVQNAGPNRIFVIFGIVIAVIGGVGLLFGRVLWPVEKENEVSSEVPF; encoded by the coding sequence ATGAAGACTTCAGTTCAAGCAGGAACAAGCCTGTTGAGTAACAAAATATACATGCGTGTCTACAGTGCCTTTGCCACTGCGACCTTTGGTGACTGGTTCGATGCATTAGCTATTCAGGTACTTGTAGGATACCGCTGGCAAGCCAGCCCATTGATGCTCGCCCTAATTCCGGTCTCGCTGGCTTTACCCGGTATTCTGCTGGGCTCCGTTGCCGGTGTGGCTGCCGACCGGCTGAACAAGCTGAAGCTGATGCGTATCTGTGATCTGCTCACCGCAATCCTGACCGTATTGGTGTTATTCGCTCCGAATATGCTGTGGCTGCTTCCCCTGCTGGCGTTGCGTGCAGCTATTTCCACCCTGAATGTGCCTGCGCAGCAGTCCTTGACCCGCAGCATCGTCAGGGAGGATCAGTTGCTGCAAGCAACCTCGCTGAATGGGATCGTCAATCAAGGCTCCAAAGTCGCTGGCCCTCTGCTGGGCGGTTTAGCGTTGTCGATTCTATCCCCGCAGTGGTGTATTTTGCTCAATGCGGGTTTCCGGACCTGTTCTTACTTGCTCTTGCTCACCGTTAAGAACATCCAGGCCGTAGAGGTGAACCCTGCATCTGCTGTGAAGGAGGAGTCTATTCCACTCCGCACGATGTGGAGGGAAGGCTGGAGCTTTATTTGGCGCAGCAGGCTGCTGTTGAACACAATGCTGTTCGGAGTAGTCGGCGCCCTTGCCATTCAGATGATCGATTTTCAATTCACCAGCCTCTTCAGATTGATTGCACCGGATAAGGAGTCTCTACTGGGCTGGCTTGTGGCGGCATCAGGTGCAGGTGCACTACTCTCGATTATGGCGATGAACAAAATAAACCACGGAGCAGGTTATGGCTGGAAGCTTGGAACCGGTTATGCCCTGCTGGGTGCTGCCTTCGGAGGTTTGGGACTACTTCAGCCGGGTGTCTCCATAACTCCAGTGCTGCTGTTGGGGTTCTTACTGGGCATTGGGAACGGAATGTTCATCATTACCTTCAATTATTGCCTTCAGAAAGAAACCCCTCCGCATATGACGGGCCGAATATTTGGGATTCAGAGTACCATTCTTAGTGGGGTAATGATTGGTGCTCCACTGCTTGGAGGTCTGTTGGTCCAAAATGCCGGGCCGAACCGCATCTTTGTGATCTTTGGGATCGTAATTGCAGTGATCGGTGGAGTTGGACTGCTCTTCGGACGAGTGCTCTGGCCAGTGGAGAAAGAGAATGAAGTGAGTAGTGAGGTTCCTTTTTAG
- a CDS encoding winged helix-turn-helix domain-containing protein, translated as MFLELNESEYRVTADGISIELLPKEFMLLQFLNRNQGRTFNREQLLDKVWPLEYPVERTVDDHIYRLRKKLASLQGLHIKTVRGYGYSLSMQDSAAMKIVNPTTKDAELHDTMRELFGKYHLYGQGRSMLTLSRQQDILGYTMDPFYSVCIHFVQGDLEWLLNTREADMPERLYFLLLFYIFTGEPKLKLAFCEQVLEKNILPMPQHKELEILNILDLYVLAGEPHKALERLKLTHKVIAEPDFEDFIPATSISEMFVHIVAGTPDEELEQMAEGIAELLLAKPFLREIGSYNVVKGLWYLRRKAWKEAESLMDEGLQVLDRSGFVPMRLCALHRIVCYCNNVPGKESLRRKYLGILEEEMEELGLNRLHQPLETTLQNVLKAL; from the coding sequence ATGTTTCTGGAATTAAATGAGAGTGAATATAGAGTAACAGCTGATGGTATATCGATTGAATTGCTTCCCAAGGAGTTTATGCTGCTCCAGTTTCTGAACCGGAACCAGGGGCGAACGTTCAACCGGGAACAACTGCTCGATAAGGTGTGGCCGCTGGAATATCCGGTAGAGCGAACGGTGGATGATCATATTTACCGACTGCGCAAAAAACTTGCGAGTCTGCAAGGACTACACATCAAGACCGTTCGCGGTTATGGCTACAGTCTAAGTATGCAGGATTCTGCAGCGATGAAGATAGTTAATCCGACAACCAAGGATGCAGAACTGCATGATACGATGCGGGAATTGTTTGGGAAATATCACCTTTACGGTCAAGGGCGTTCGATGCTGACCCTTTCACGCCAGCAGGATATACTGGGCTATACAATGGATCCGTTCTATTCCGTGTGCATTCATTTTGTGCAAGGAGATTTGGAGTGGCTGCTGAACACAAGAGAAGCCGACATGCCTGAACGATTATATTTTCTGCTGTTATTTTATATTTTTACGGGTGAACCTAAGCTGAAGCTGGCCTTCTGTGAGCAGGTACTTGAGAAGAATATATTGCCGATGCCACAGCATAAAGAGCTGGAAATTCTCAATATTTTAGATTTGTATGTGCTGGCAGGGGAACCACACAAGGCGCTGGAACGTTTGAAGTTAACGCATAAGGTAATCGCCGAACCGGATTTTGAGGATTTCATCCCCGCAACATCCATCTCCGAGATGTTTGTTCATATCGTAGCTGGAACACCTGACGAAGAACTGGAACAGATGGCCGAAGGAATTGCTGAGCTCTTGCTGGCCAAGCCTTTTTTGCGTGAAATCGGCAGTTATAATGTGGTGAAGGGACTGTGGTATTTGCGGCGTAAGGCGTGGAAGGAGGCGGAGAGTCTAATGGACGAAGGTCTTCAGGTGCTGGATAGGTCCGGGTTTGTACCCATGCGGCTCTGTGCCTTGCACCGTATCGTTTGCTATTGTAATAACGTTCCAGGTAAGGAATCCTTGCGTCGTAAGTACTTAGGAATATTAGAAGAAGAGATGGAGGAGCTTGGTCTGAACCGGCTGCATCAGCCTCTGGAAACAACACTCCAAAATGTTCTGAAAGCCCTCTGA
- a CDS encoding YjgB family protein: protein MTANFKKIAGFMILAGLLGLTACDSSNQNAASPTTAPTVAPTEVAATAKPEVTASPAPTDAPAATAAVTNAPNTATASPQAAAKQLKELFELAKQGKVPGVEFAAHNGLIDDVKAAWGEPDLEEAAGSGIYSTYTDKHVVFGFNKGSQIYDVRSSEASLQQLTLKQIEGALGKPHEIKENGKDKIYTYEANKQYQLKFIIPESTGKVDHISVFSEQDSINNMAG from the coding sequence ATGACAGCAAATTTTAAAAAGATAGCGGGATTCATGATCCTTGCAGGGTTGCTCGGACTCACGGCATGCGATTCAAGCAATCAGAACGCGGCATCGCCAACGACAGCACCCACAGTGGCACCAACTGAGGTGGCAGCGACTGCTAAACCGGAGGTCACTGCATCTCCAGCTCCTACGGATGCACCGGCGGCTACTGCTGCTGTAACGAATGCGCCCAATACAGCAACAGCCAGTCCGCAGGCTGCCGCCAAACAGCTCAAGGAATTGTTTGAGCTTGCCAAGCAGGGCAAGGTACCGGGCGTGGAATTTGCTGCACATAATGGACTAATCGACGACGTAAAGGCTGCTTGGGGTGAGCCAGATCTGGAAGAAGCAGCGGGCTCGGGCATCTATTCCACCTACACGGACAAACATGTCGTATTTGGTTTTAATAAAGGCAGCCAAATCTATGACGTTCGTTCCAGTGAAGCAAGCCTGCAGCAACTGACGCTGAAACAGATTGAAGGAGCGCTCGGTAAGCCGCACGAGATTAAAGAAAATGGCAAAGATAAAATATATACTTACGAAGCCAATAAGCAATATCAGCTTAAATTTATCATACCGGAATCGACAGGGAAGGTAGATCATATCTCCGTATTCTCTGAACAGGATTCAATCAATAATATGGCTGGCTAA